From Topomyia yanbarensis strain Yona2022 chromosome 1, ASM3024719v1, whole genome shotgun sequence, one genomic window encodes:
- the LOC131677074 gene encoding retinal dehydrogenase 2-like: protein MANPNQEIKYTKLFINNQFVEAKSGKTFPTINPATGQKIIDVAEGDSADVEAAVQAAKAAFARDSPWRQLDASARGKLLNKLADLIARDINVLANLESLDNGKSFGDSVFDMNCMIDVFRYYAGWADKVHGSMVPSDGPVLTYIRKEPVGVVGQIIPWNYPALMVSWKWAPALAVGCTLVLKPAEQTPLSALYLAALSKEAGFPDGVINVVNGYGPTVGAAIVNHPAIRKVAFTGSVETGRIISEGSSKSNLKRVSLELGGKSPLVVFDDVNLDEAVEIAHNAIFANHGQNCCAGSRTFVQEGIYDAFVAKAAEMAKARKVGDAFAEGTQQGPQVDEEQFNKILSFIESANKEGAKLQAGGKRFGEVGYFVEPTVFSDVTDDMKIAREEIFGPVQSIFKFKTLDEVIERANNTEFGLAAGVLTNNINNALVFASTVEAGSVWVNCYDYVVPTTPFGGFKQSGHGRELGYSGIELYTETKTVTIKLPTKV, encoded by the exons CTCTTCATCAATAACCAATTCGTGGAGGCAAAAAGTGGCAAAACATTTCCAACCATCAATCCGGCCACCGGCCAGAAGATCATCGATGTCGCCGAAGGAGACAGCGCTGACGTCGAGGCAGCGGTTCAAGCAGCCAAGGCAGCATTCGCACGCGATTCTCCATGGCGTCAGCTGGATGCTTCGGCGCGTGGAAAACTGCTGAACAAGTTGGCCGATTTGATTGCTCGTGACATCAACGTACTGGCTAACCTGGAATCGCTGGACAATGGAAAATCGTTTGGAGACTCGGTGTTTGACATGAACTGCATGATTGATGTTTTCCGGTACTACGCCGGCTGGGCGGATAAGGTGCACGGAAGTATGGTACCGTCGGATGGTCCAGTTTTGACGTACATCCGAAAAGAGCCGGTAGGTGTTGTAGGACAAATCATTCCGTGGAACTATCCTGCGCTGATGGTTTCCTGGAAATGGGCTCCCGCTTTGGCCGTCGGATGTACCTTGGTTCTGAAACCGGCAGAACAGACTCCACTAAGTGCGCTGTATTTGGCTGCCCTTTCCAAGGAAGCTGGCTTCCCAGACGGTGTTATCAATGTTGTCAACGGGTATGGTCCCACAGTCGGAGCTGCCATTGTAAATCATCCAGCGATCCGGAAGGTAGCCTTCACTGGATCGGTTGAAACGGGACGCATCATTAGTGAAGGTTCGTCCAAGTCGAACTTGAAACGAGTTTCGCTGGAGCTTGGCGGCAAGAGTCCTCTAGTTGTTTTTGACGACGTAAATT TGGACGAAGCCGTTGAAATTGCTCATAATGCCATCTTCGCTAACCACGGACAGAATTGCTGCGCCGGAAGTCGTACATTTGTGCAGGAAGGAATATATGATGCTTTTGTCGCGAAAGCCGCCGAGATGGCCAAAGCGCGTAAGGTAGGCGATGCGTTTGCGGAAGGCACACAGCAAGGACCCCAGGTCGATGAAGaacaattcaataaaattttgagtTTCATCGAATCAGCTAATAAAGAGGGAGCCAAGTTGCAAGCTGGAGGCAAGCGTTTTGGAGAAGTTGGTTACTTTGTTGAGCCGACAGTGTTCTCCGATGTAACGGATGATATGAAAATTGCCCGCGAGGAAATTTTCGGACCAGTGCAGAGTattttcaagttcaaaacacTGGATGAGGTCATCGAGAGAGCAAACAACACCGAATTCGGTCTGGCTGCAGGCGTTCTAACTAACAACATCAATAATGCTTTGGTGTTCGCAAGTACCGTTGAAGCTGGCTCTGTGTG GGTCAACTGTTACGATTATGTTGTGCCAACAACTCCATTTGGAGGATTCAAGCAATCGGGCCACGGTCGTGAATTAGGCTATagtggaatcgaattgtacacAGAAACTAAAACCGTGACAATCAAGCTTCCTACGAAAGTCTAA